The following coding sequences are from one Triticum dicoccoides isolate Atlit2015 ecotype Zavitan chromosome 4A, WEW_v2.0, whole genome shotgun sequence window:
- the LOC119289920 gene encoding late embryogenesis abundant protein 6-like — translation MQAAKEKVKDGVSAVKAKTKIAQAKASEKAEAATARSHAERELAHERGKAKVAAAKMELHQDKALHREEAMEHRIHKHGGGHGRHHHKHGVGIVAAPPPATGAGAYHPPPAAGGHYY, via the coding sequence ATGCAGGCGGCGAAGGAGAAGGTGAAGGATGGCGTGAGCGCGGTGAAGGCCAAGACCAAGATCGCGCAGGCCAAGGCGTCGGAGAAGGCGGAGGCGGCCACGGCGAGGTCGCACGCGGAGCGGGAGCTGGCGCACGAGCGCGGCAAGGCCAAGGTGGCCGCGGCAAAGATGGAGCTGCACCAGGACAAGGCGCTCCACCGGGAGGAGGCCATGGAGCACCGCATCCACAAGCACGGCGGGGGGCACGGCCGCCACCACCACAAGCACGGCGTCGGCATCGTGGCCGCGCCCCCGCCGGCGACCGGGGCCGGGGCGTACcaccctcctcccgccgccggtggCCACTACTACTGA